In the genome of Streptomyces collinus, one region contains:
- a CDS encoding HAD family hydrolase — MSIHAVVWDVDDTLFDYTTADRLGMRAHLTAEGLLDRYDSVERAIDQWREITHLQWARFSAGEATFEDQRRERVRVFLDRDLTDAEADAWFQRYITHYEAVWALFPDVLPVLDALSASHRHAVLSNSSLHVQDRKLRALGVHDRFETILCAAELGISKPEAGAFLAACEFLGLPPHQVAYVGDHPEIDGRGAADAGLLSVWIDRGGLYATIEPPVGPHRIASLAELPSLLGSDTRFGAPSTFG, encoded by the coding sequence ATGAGCATTCACGCCGTGGTCTGGGACGTCGACGACACCCTCTTCGACTACACCACCGCCGACCGCCTCGGCATGCGCGCCCACCTCACGGCCGAGGGCCTGCTCGACCGCTACGACAGCGTCGAGCGGGCCATCGACCAATGGCGGGAGATCACCCACCTGCAATGGGCCCGCTTCTCGGCCGGCGAGGCCACCTTCGAGGACCAGCGGCGCGAGCGCGTAAGGGTGTTCCTGGACCGGGACCTCACCGACGCCGAGGCCGACGCGTGGTTCCAGCGTTACATCACCCACTACGAGGCGGTCTGGGCCCTGTTCCCGGACGTCCTGCCCGTCCTCGACGCCCTCTCCGCCAGCCACCGGCACGCCGTGCTCTCCAACTCGAGCCTCCACGTCCAGGACCGCAAGCTGCGTGCCCTCGGCGTCCACGACCGCTTCGAGACCATCCTGTGCGCGGCTGAGCTCGGCATCTCCAAGCCCGAGGCCGGGGCCTTCCTCGCGGCCTGCGAGTTCCTCGGACTGCCGCCGCACCAGGTCGCCTACGTCGGCGACCACCCGGAGATCGACGGACGGGGCGCCGCCGACGCCGGACTGCTGTCGGTGTGGATCGACCGAGGCGGTCTGTACGCCACGATCGAGCCGCCCGTCGGGCCGCACCGCATCGCCTCCCTCGCCGAACTGCCGTCCCTGCTCGGCTCGGATACTCGTTTTGGAGCCCCGTCCACCTTCGGGTAA
- a CDS encoding FlgD immunoglobulin-like domain containing protein, which produces MIRPRRLVHAAVGGVVALSCTLLTAPAQAAPGADEPAGTVRLATEKRVTVDYPWAGASGFQYRPGTTSVTTVDYPDAVPPAHAGPDDLATGTDVVNTRDGQKVLQKHRSTGVTATVTIPTGQAYRAAVGWSVLTMDGNGALHVLRTVDGTLTVDTPVTGFPAGARPVLYRTGGSVTRLAIVYALDGKTSVGLVDLSDGAFRTYVTGDEATPQLAFNDRWLVADWKAIRVDAEPGTAPTALTRTGAQLEAVVGDQLLIGNPGFVLGGTEAALTARSLVTGASATVLPSSFGGIGPTPDGGALATAGPSSLNWNIHRITPTGTGGLSTTEVARVPAAATGVQGLAVAGGELFLYGATPGASLRYSSFQLDATGRPDGPQTRRSPGLSPSTCLTGDAACPQLEALGDGRVSHLWTGETGQESVVTVGLDTTTVLSAPTDGDSSGRIGAGTGRYVLYNGGSGKQRVVDFPRAKTAGETTLTRDRTAAAVWGQTLWAPGGTQGQVTGRNLKTGTTTTTITTGAPCTPTDIQAVNTWLYWSCGSSAGVYDRATQRKITVPADLGPARLADGFLLRENRTTHELLLTDFHTGTATTRTLVKLPATDQNTGGSNGRWAVDRFGGPIAYLNGTYGEVSIVPSGVPTSPLAQMEAQAHTPSVIGKAFPWSPVWQLNKPSTWTLTLTNASGKIVRTLTGSSTGAAVRPAWDGTTDSGGGTTGGAYTWKLTAHPRDGQGPDLTLSGTMTLG; this is translated from the coding sequence ATGATCCGTCCACGAAGACTCGTCCACGCGGCCGTCGGCGGGGTGGTGGCCCTGTCCTGCACCCTGCTGACCGCACCCGCGCAGGCGGCGCCCGGAGCCGACGAGCCGGCCGGCACGGTGCGGCTGGCCACCGAGAAGCGCGTGACCGTCGACTACCCCTGGGCCGGCGCGTCCGGCTTCCAGTACCGCCCGGGAACCACCTCGGTCACCACGGTGGACTACCCCGACGCGGTCCCGCCCGCCCACGCCGGCCCGGACGACCTGGCCACCGGCACCGACGTCGTGAACACCCGCGACGGCCAGAAGGTTCTGCAGAAACACCGCTCCACGGGCGTCACCGCCACCGTCACGATCCCCACCGGCCAGGCCTACCGCGCCGCCGTCGGCTGGAGCGTGCTGACCATGGACGGCAACGGCGCCCTGCACGTCCTGCGCACCGTCGACGGCACCCTCACCGTGGACACCCCGGTCACCGGCTTCCCCGCGGGCGCCCGCCCCGTCCTCTACCGCACCGGCGGCTCGGTCACCCGCCTCGCGATCGTCTACGCGCTGGACGGCAAGACGTCGGTGGGCCTGGTGGACCTCTCCGACGGCGCCTTCCGCACGTATGTCACCGGCGATGAGGCGACCCCGCAGCTCGCCTTCAACGACCGCTGGCTCGTCGCCGACTGGAAGGCGATCCGGGTGGACGCCGAACCCGGCACCGCGCCCACGGCCCTCACCAGGACCGGCGCCCAGCTCGAAGCCGTCGTCGGCGACCAACTCCTGATCGGCAATCCGGGCTTCGTGCTGGGCGGCACCGAGGCCGCGCTGACCGCCCGCTCCCTGGTCACCGGCGCCTCGGCCACCGTGCTCCCCTCGTCGTTCGGCGGCATCGGCCCGACCCCGGACGGTGGCGCTCTGGCCACCGCGGGACCCTCCAGCCTCAACTGGAACATCCACCGCATCACCCCCACCGGCACCGGAGGCCTCTCCACCACCGAAGTGGCCCGGGTGCCCGCCGCCGCGACCGGCGTACAGGGACTGGCCGTCGCCGGCGGCGAGTTGTTCCTCTACGGCGCGACGCCCGGCGCGTCACTGCGCTACAGCAGCTTCCAGCTGGACGCCACCGGCCGGCCCGACGGCCCCCAGACCCGCCGCAGCCCGGGGCTGAGCCCGTCCACCTGCCTCACCGGCGACGCCGCCTGTCCCCAGCTGGAGGCTCTCGGCGACGGCAGGGTCAGCCACCTGTGGACCGGCGAGACGGGCCAGGAGTCCGTCGTCACCGTCGGCCTCGACACCACCACCGTCCTCAGCGCACCCACGGACGGCGATTCCTCCGGCCGCATCGGCGCCGGCACCGGCCGCTACGTGCTCTACAACGGCGGCTCCGGCAAGCAGCGGGTCGTCGACTTCCCGCGCGCCAAGACCGCCGGCGAGACCACCCTCACCCGCGACCGCACCGCCGCCGCGGTCTGGGGACAGACCCTGTGGGCCCCGGGCGGCACCCAGGGCCAGGTCACCGGCCGCAACCTCAAGACCGGCACGACCACCACCACCATCACCACCGGCGCCCCCTGCACCCCCACCGACATCCAGGCCGTCAACACCTGGCTGTACTGGTCCTGCGGCAGCTCGGCCGGCGTCTACGACCGGGCCACCCAGCGCAAGATCACGGTTCCGGCCGACCTGGGCCCGGCCCGCCTCGCCGACGGCTTCCTGCTCCGGGAGAACCGCACCACCCACGAACTGCTGCTCACCGACTTCCACACCGGCACGGCCACCACCCGCACCCTGGTCAAACTGCCCGCCACGGACCAGAACACCGGCGGCAGCAACGGCCGCTGGGCCGTCGACCGCTTCGGCGGCCCCATCGCCTACCTCAACGGCACGTACGGCGAGGTGTCGATCGTCCCCAGCGGCGTCCCCACCTCGCCCCTGGCGCAGATGGAAGCCCAGGCCCACACGCCGTCCGTGATCGGCAAGGCGTTCCCCTGGTCCCCGGTCTGGCAGCTGAACAAGCCCTCCACCTGGACCCTGACCCTCACCAACGCCTCCGGCAAGATCGTCCGCACGCTGACCGGCAGTTCCACGGGAGCCGCGGTGCGCCCCGCCTGGGACGGCACCACCGACAGCGGCGGCGGCACCACGGGCGGCGCGTACACCTGGAAACTCACCGCCCACCCCCGCGACGGCCAGGGACCGGACCTCACGCTCTCCGGCACCATGACCCTGGGCTGA
- the gltX gene encoding glutamate--tRNA ligase translates to MASASGTPVRVRFCPSPTGNPHVGLVRTALFNWAFAKHHQGTLVFRIEDTDAARDSEESYTQLLDSMRWLGFDWDEGPEVGGPHAPYRQSQRMDLYKEVAQKLLDAGHAYRCYCSQDELDTRREAARAAGKPSGYDGHCRELTEAQVEEYQAQGREPIVRFRMPDETITFTDLVRGELTFTPENVPDYGIVRANGAPLYTLVNPVDDALMEITHVLRGEDLLSSTPRQIALYKALIELGIAKEIPSFGHLPYVMGEGNKKLSKRDPQSSLNLYRERGFLPEGLLNYLSLLGWSLSADQDVFSIAEMIAAFEISDVQPNPARFDLKKCEAINGDHIRLLDVKDFTERCRPWLQAPFAPWAPEAFDEAKWQAIAPHAQTRLKVLSEITDNVDFLFLAEPAEDEASWTKAMKEGSDALLRTAREKLEAADWTSAESLKEAVLAAGEAHGLKLGKAQAPVRVAVTGRTVGLPLFESLEVLGKETTLARIDAALAKLTA, encoded by the coding sequence GTGGCTAGCGCATCCGGCACTCCAGTACGCGTCCGTTTCTGCCCCTCACCCACCGGTAACCCCCACGTGGGCCTGGTCCGCACCGCCCTGTTCAACTGGGCGTTCGCCAAGCACCACCAGGGCACCCTGGTCTTCCGCATCGAGGACACCGACGCCGCCCGCGACTCCGAGGAGTCGTACACCCAGCTGCTCGACTCGATGCGCTGGCTGGGCTTCGACTGGGACGAGGGCCCCGAGGTCGGCGGCCCGCACGCGCCGTACCGCCAGTCGCAGCGCATGGACCTCTACAAGGAGGTCGCGCAGAAGCTGCTCGACGCCGGTCACGCCTACCGCTGCTACTGCTCCCAGGACGAGCTGGACACCCGCCGCGAGGCCGCCCGCGCCGCCGGCAAGCCCTCCGGCTACGACGGCCACTGCCGCGAGCTGACCGAGGCCCAGGTCGAGGAGTACCAGGCCCAGGGCCGCGAGCCGATCGTCCGCTTCCGGATGCCCGACGAGACGATCACCTTCACCGACCTGGTCCGCGGCGAGCTGACCTTCACCCCGGAGAACGTCCCGGACTACGGCATCGTCCGCGCCAACGGTGCCCCGCTGTACACGCTGGTCAACCCGGTCGACGACGCCCTGATGGAGATCACCCACGTCCTGCGCGGCGAGGACCTGCTCTCCTCCACCCCGCGCCAGATCGCCCTGTACAAGGCGCTGATCGAGCTGGGTATCGCCAAGGAGATCCCGTCCTTCGGCCACCTGCCGTACGTGATGGGCGAGGGCAACAAGAAGCTCTCCAAGCGTGACCCGCAGTCCTCCCTCAACCTCTACCGGGAGCGCGGCTTCCTCCCCGAGGGCCTGCTCAACTACCTCTCCCTGCTCGGCTGGTCCCTCTCGGCCGACCAGGACGTCTTCTCGATCGCCGAGATGATCGCGGCCTTCGAGATCTCCGACGTGCAGCCCAACCCGGCCCGCTTCGACCTCAAGAAGTGCGAGGCCATCAACGGCGACCACATCCGCCTGCTGGACGTGAAGGACTTCACGGAGCGCTGCCGCCCGTGGCTCCAGGCGCCGTTCGCCCCCTGGGCCCCGGAGGCCTTCGACGAGGCGAAGTGGCAGGCCATCGCGCCGCACGCGCAGACCCGCCTCAAGGTCCTCTCCGAGATCACCGACAACGTCGACTTCCTGTTCCTGGCGGAGCCGGCCGAGGACGAGGCCTCCTGGACCAAGGCGATGAAGGAGGGCTCGGACGCCCTGCTGCGCACGGCCCGCGAGAAGCTGGAGGCCGCCGACTGGACCTCCGCCGAGTCGCTCAAGGAGGCCGTCCTGGCCGCCGGTGAGGCCCACGGACTCAAGCTCGGCAAGGCCCAGGCCCCCGTCCGCGTCGCCGTCACCGGCCGCACGGTCGGCCTGCCGCTCTTCGAGTCCCTGGAGGTCCTGGGCAAGGAGACCACCCTGGCCCGGATCGACGCGGCGCTGGCGAAGCTCACCGCGTAA
- the ndgR gene encoding IclR family transcriptional regulator NdgR, whose protein sequence is MDNSSGVGVLDKAALVLSALESGPATLAGLVGATGLARPTAHRLAVALEHHRMVARDMQGRFILGPRLAELAAAAGEDRLLATAGPVLTHLRDITGESAQLYRRQGDMRICVAAAERLSGLRDTVPVGSTLTMKAGSSAQILMAWEEPERLHRGLQGARFTATALSGVRRRGWAQSIGEREPGVASVSAPVRGPSNRVVAAVSVSGPIERLTRHPGRMHAQAVIDAAGRLSEALRRTG, encoded by the coding sequence ATGGACAACAGTAGCGGCGTCGGCGTTCTGGACAAGGCGGCCCTCGTCCTGAGCGCTCTGGAGTCCGGTCCGGCCACCCTCGCGGGTCTGGTCGGTGCCACCGGACTGGCACGACCCACGGCCCACCGCCTGGCCGTGGCCCTGGAACACCACCGCATGGTGGCGCGCGACATGCAGGGCCGATTCATTCTCGGCCCTCGCCTGGCAGAGCTTGCCGCGGCCGCGGGTGAGGACCGTCTCCTCGCCACCGCCGGCCCGGTGCTCACGCATCTTCGTGACATCACGGGCGAGAGCGCGCAGCTCTATCGCCGTCAGGGCGACATGCGCATCTGCGTCGCAGCGGCGGAGCGCCTGTCCGGTCTGCGGGACACGGTCCCGGTCGGTTCGACGCTCACGATGAAGGCCGGGTCCTCGGCGCAGATCCTGATGGCCTGGGAGGAGCCGGAGCGGCTGCACCGCGGCCTGCAAGGGGCGCGCTTCACCGCGACGGCCCTGTCGGGCGTGCGGCGGCGGGGCTGGGCACAGTCGATCGGTGAGCGGGAGCCGGGCGTCGCGTCGGTGTCCGCGCCGGTGCGGGGGCCTTCGAACCGGGTGGTCGCCGCGGTGTCCGTGTCCGGGCCGATCGAGCGGCTGACGCGGCACCCGGGGCGTATGCATGCCCAGGCTGTGATCGATGCGGCGGGGCGTCTCTCCGAGGCGTTGCGGCGCACCGGCTGA
- a CDS encoding fumarylacetoacetate hydrolase family protein encodes MRIARFSIDGNVAFGAIEGDKQDELVLDIIKGIPFADFELSGTKVPVSKVRLLPPVLPNKVVAFGRNYAEHARELGNEVPDAPFAFFKPSTSVIGPGDEIQYPSFSEEVHHEAELAVVIGRMCREVPRERVKDVIFGYTCANDITARDVQKREKQWARAKGFDSSCPLGPWVETDLDASDLTIQLTVNGQQRQLGRTSEMIHSIEDLIVNISEAMTLLPGDVILTGTPAGVGPLNVGDEVAVTIEGIGTLTNKVVKRG; translated from the coding sequence GTGCGCATCGCCAGATTCTCCATCGACGGGAACGTCGCCTTCGGTGCCATCGAGGGCGACAAGCAGGACGAACTCGTCCTGGACATCATCAAGGGCATCCCGTTCGCGGACTTCGAGCTCTCCGGTACGAAGGTGCCGGTGAGCAAGGTCAGGCTGCTGCCGCCGGTGCTCCCCAACAAGGTCGTGGCCTTCGGTCGCAACTACGCGGAGCACGCCCGCGAGCTGGGCAACGAGGTGCCCGACGCCCCCTTCGCCTTCTTCAAGCCGTCCACCTCGGTGATCGGCCCCGGCGACGAGATCCAGTACCCCTCCTTCTCCGAGGAGGTGCACCACGAGGCCGAGCTGGCCGTGGTGATCGGCCGGATGTGCCGCGAGGTCCCGCGCGAGCGCGTCAAGGACGTCATCTTCGGCTACACCTGCGCCAACGACATCACCGCCCGCGACGTGCAGAAGCGCGAGAAGCAGTGGGCCCGGGCCAAGGGCTTCGACAGTTCCTGCCCGCTCGGCCCCTGGGTGGAGACGGACCTGGACGCGAGCGACCTCACCATCCAGCTCACGGTCAACGGCCAGCAGCGCCAGCTCGGCCGGACCAGCGAGATGATCCACTCCATCGAGGATCTGATCGTCAACATCTCCGAGGCCATGACGCTGCTCCCCGGCGACGTGATCCTCACGGGCACCCCCGCTGGGGTCGGCCCCCTGAACGTCGGCGACGAGGTCGCCGTCACCATCGAAGGCATCGGCACTCTCACCAACAAGGTTGTCAAGCGTGGCTAG
- a CDS encoding sensor histidine kinase — protein sequence MQGRFKRDGNASAEPEPHGGTGPMTGGPSPQHAQNQGPAGDGGERSGRPGTSTPTGSASPSPALKPPTGPTGPGPRIALRNWRISTRLVSLLALPVVAATSLGALRINQSMDDIQQLDNMKLLTDMTKQATELSAALQEERDQSAGPLAHGGKATDFTVKGLREKTDRAMKNFLDSSEEIDGASKDGNLKGVREYLVQLAGELGDLEQIRKGAYASEDNSTQTIEAYHRLIENLIDLSQDMAEATSNPDMIQRTRALAAFSSAKEYSSIQRAALAAALPASNTTAGKLSPNDRLYAESALESQNSEIRSFKSIYGEDSAAELLKPIEDGGNSTIKATDTYAGRALVSASGLAQQDKRSYRDWLDDSSTKIQQMKNIEHTLLEEMEQKARELRSATERDAIISGALILIVLGVSLVGAFVVARSMIRSLRRLEDTATKVASDRLPELVKQLSESDPQDVDTSVESVGVHSRDEIGRVAAAFDDVHREAVRLAAEQALLRGNVNAMFTNLSRRSQGLIQRQLSLISELESREADPDQLSSLFKLDHLATRMRRNGENLLVLAGEEPGRRWTRPVPLVDVLRAAASEVEQYERIELASVPTTEVAGRVVNDLVHLLAELLENATSFSSPQTKVKVTGHALPDGRVLIEIHDTGIGLSPEDLAAINERLASPPTVDVSVSRRMGLFVVGRLSQRHGIRIQLRPSDSGGTTALVMLPVDVAQGGRKPQPKQPGQSPVGGGPAAAQAAAGAAAARRAAGSGQGAGALGAGASGGAFGGGASGGGRLAPGQGPRAALPGRDGDGGRPGAQGGARGPQGPGPSSFEPSGPPQGRPAPAGGGFGQQAPGAPQGLQAAGTNGPQQGQDAFGGGRSRKKQGGNGEQGKGRRPQLPPRGGPRAELPGGDAQARVPSWSDENAQPPVPRASLDAPRGHEEQPDLSRTSALPRVDDRQGPGATAEIPAVPRDDRQGFGSPTDFGTGQDPFGPGANAQQGQDQGSFVRPDVFGTPGGRRDSSTSGQYPAPQSYDNGTAGQYPAQRQDHGSTGQYPAPRQDNGSTGQYPAPRQDNGSTGQYPAPRQDNGSGRPTLPGPATPADPAGTGRYEQPQNNGGRGPADFGAPRPPAPQARPVRQEPEALPPASGPGDGRTPLYDTLETNWFHGQQEQQPQNNGSAPAAPQQPQGPTGPQRSAAPAGWRTSPNDDLVRQAERVRQPAAGGVTTSGLPRRVPRANLVPGTAQQQTHQSGPQVSRAPDDVRGRLTNLRRGIAQGRQAGSTQTGSHPRPTHQQER from the coding sequence GTGCAGGGACGTTTCAAGAGGGATGGCAACGCTTCGGCGGAGCCGGAGCCGCACGGCGGGACTGGCCCCATGACTGGCGGCCCCTCGCCCCAGCACGCCCAGAACCAGGGCCCGGCCGGTGACGGCGGTGAGCGCTCCGGGCGCCCCGGCACGTCGACCCCCACGGGGTCCGCGAGCCCTTCCCCGGCGCTGAAGCCGCCCACGGGCCCGACCGGCCCCGGGCCGCGAATAGCCCTGCGCAACTGGCGCATCTCCACGCGACTGGTGTCGCTGCTCGCCCTCCCGGTGGTCGCGGCCACCTCGCTGGGTGCGCTGCGTATCAATCAGTCCATGGACGACATCCAGCAGCTCGACAACATGAAGCTGCTGACGGACATGACCAAGCAGGCCACCGAGCTGTCGGCCGCGCTCCAGGAGGAGCGCGACCAGTCGGCCGGCCCGCTGGCGCACGGCGGCAAGGCGACGGACTTCACGGTCAAGGGGCTTCGCGAGAAGACCGACCGGGCGATGAAGAACTTCCTCGACAGCTCCGAGGAGATCGACGGCGCCAGCAAGGACGGCAACCTCAAGGGCGTCCGCGAGTACCTCGTCCAGCTCGCCGGCGAGCTGGGCGACCTGGAGCAGATCCGCAAGGGCGCCTACGCCTCCGAGGACAACTCCACGCAGACGATCGAGGCGTACCACCGTCTGATCGAGAACCTGATCGACCTCTCCCAGGACATGGCCGAGGCGACCAGCAACCCGGACATGATCCAGCGCACGCGTGCGCTCGCGGCGTTCTCCTCCGCCAAGGAGTACTCCTCGATCCAGCGCGCGGCCCTGGCGGCGGCGCTGCCCGCGAGCAACACCACGGCCGGCAAGCTCTCGCCGAACGACCGCCTCTACGCCGAGTCCGCCCTGGAGTCCCAGAACTCCGAGATCCGCAGCTTCAAGAGCATCTACGGCGAGGACTCCGCCGCCGAGCTGCTCAAGCCGATCGAGGACGGCGGCAACTCGACGATCAAGGCGACCGACACCTACGCGGGTCGCGCCCTGGTCTCCGCGAGCGGTCTCGCCCAGCAGGACAAGCGGTCCTACCGCGACTGGCTGGACGACAGCTCCACCAAGATCCAGCAGATGAAGAACATCGAGCACACGCTGCTCGAGGAGATGGAGCAGAAGGCCCGCGAGCTGCGCAGCGCCACCGAGCGCGACGCGATCATCTCCGGTGCCCTGATCCTGATCGTGCTGGGTGTGTCGCTGGTCGGCGCCTTCGTCGTGGCCCGCTCCATGATCCGCTCGCTGCGCCGTCTTGAGGACACCGCGACGAAGGTCGCCTCCGACCGTCTGCCCGAGCTGGTCAAGCAGCTGTCCGAGTCCGACCCGCAGGACGTCGACACGTCCGTGGAGTCGGTCGGTGTGCACTCCCGGGACGAGATCGGCCGAGTGGCCGCGGCCTTCGACGACGTGCACCGCGAGGCGGTCCGCCTCGCCGCCGAGCAGGCCCTGCTCCGGGGCAACGTCAACGCGATGTTCACCAACCTCTCGCGCCGCTCCCAGGGCCTCATCCAGCGCCAGCTGTCGCTCATCTCCGAACTGGAGTCGCGCGAGGCCGACCCGGACCAGCTGTCCTCGCTGTTCAAGCTCGACCACCTCGCCACCCGCATGCGCCGTAACGGTGAGAACCTCCTCGTCCTCGCGGGTGAGGAGCCCGGCCGCCGCTGGACCCGTCCGGTGCCGCTGGTCGACGTGCTCCGCGCCGCCGCCTCCGAGGTGGAGCAGTACGAGCGCATCGAGCTGGCCTCCGTGCCGACCACCGAAGTGGCCGGCCGGGTCGTCAACGACCTCGTGCACCTCCTCGCCGAGCTGCTGGAGAACGCGACCTCCTTCTCCTCGCCGCAGACCAAGGTCAAGGTCACCGGTCACGCGCTGCCCGACGGCCGGGTGCTGATCGAGATCCACGACACCGGTATCGGCCTGTCGCCGGAGGACCTCGCGGCGATCAACGAGCGGCTCGCCTCTCCCCCGACGGTGGACGTCTCCGTCTCCCGCCGCATGGGTCTGTTCGTGGTCGGCCGGCTGTCCCAGCGGCACGGCATCCGCATCCAGCTGCGCCCGTCCGACTCCGGTGGTACGACCGCGCTGGTCATGCTGCCCGTCGATGTCGCCCAGGGCGGCCGCAAGCCCCAGCCCAAGCAGCCCGGTCAGTCTCCCGTCGGCGGCGGTCCCGCCGCCGCGCAGGCCGCCGCCGGTGCGGCAGCGGCCCGGCGTGCCGCCGGTTCCGGCCAGGGTGCCGGTGCTCTCGGCGCCGGTGCGTCCGGCGGTGCCTTCGGTGGCGGTGCCTCCGGCGGTGGCCGGCTCGCTCCCGGTCAGGGCCCGCGGGCCGCGCTGCCCGGGCGGGACGGCGACGGTGGCCGTCCCGGAGCGCAGGGCGGTGCGCGCGGACCGCAGGGTCCCGGCCCGTCGTCGTTCGAGCCGAGCGGCCCCCCGCAGGGGCGTCCGGCTCCGGCCGGTGGCGGGTTCGGTCAGCAGGCGCCGGGCGCCCCGCAGGGTCTGCAGGCCGCGGGCACCAACGGGCCGCAGCAGGGCCAGGACGCCTTCGGCGGTGGCCGGAGCCGGAAGAAGCAGGGCGGCAACGGCGAGCAGGGCAAGGGCCGCAGGCCGCAGCTGCCGCCGCGCGGTGGTCCGCGGGCCGAGCTGCCCGGTGGCGACGCGCAAGCGCGCGTGCCGAGCTGGAGCGACGAGAACGCCCAGCCGCCGGTGCCGCGTGCGTCGCTGGACGCCCCCCGCGGCCACGAGGAGCAGCCGGACCTCTCCCGTACGTCCGCCCTGCCGCGCGTCGACGACCGCCAGGGTCCCGGCGCGACGGCGGAGATCCCGGCCGTGCCGCGCGACGACCGGCAGGGCTTCGGCTCGCCGACCGACTTCGGCACCGGCCAGGATCCGTTCGGCCCCGGCGCGAACGCACAGCAGGGCCAGGACCAGGGGTCGTTCGTCCGCCCGGACGTCTTCGGCACCCCGGGCGGCCGACGCGACTCGTCCACGTCGGGCCAGTACCCGGCGCCGCAGTCCTACGACAACGGCACGGCCGGCCAGTACCCGGCCCAGCGCCAGGACCACGGCTCGACCGGCCAGTACCCGGCGCCCCGCCAGGACAACGGCTCCACGGGCCAGTACCCGGCGCCCCGCCAGGACAACGGCTCCACGGGCCAGTACCCGGCACCGCGCCAGGACAACGGCTCCGGGCGGCCCACCCTCCCGGGTCCGGCCACGCCGGCCGACCCCGCGGGCACGGGCCGGTACGAGCAGCCGCAGAACAACGGCGGCCGGGGACCGGCCGACTTCGGCGCCCCGCGGCCGCCCGCCCCGCAGGCCCGGCCCGTCCGGCAGGAGCCCGAGGCCCTGCCGCCGGCGTCCGGTCCGGGCGACGGTCGTACGCCGCTGTACGACACGCTGGAGACCAACTGGTTCCACGGCCAGCAGGAGCAGCAGCCGCAGAACAACGGCTCCGCTCCGGCCGCCCCGCAGCAGCCGCAGGGACCCACCGGTCCGCAGCGGTCCGCCGCCCCCGCCGGCTGGCGCACGTCGCCGAACGACGACCTCGTCCGCCAGGCCGAGCGAGTCCGCCAGCCCGCCGCGGGTGGTGTCACCACCTCCGGCCTGCCGCGCCGAGTGCCCCGGGCGAACCTCGTCCCGGGCACGGCTCAGCAGCAAACCCACCAGAGTGGTCCGCAGGTCTCGCGTGCGCCCGATGACGTGCGCGGCCGGCTGACCAATCTCCGTCGGGGAATCGCACAGGGTCGTCAGGCCGGGTCCACCCAGACCGGCAGCCACCCACGGCCCACTCACCAGCAGGAGCGTTAG